The Temnothorax longispinosus isolate EJ_2023e chromosome 4, Tlon_JGU_v1, whole genome shotgun sequence genome has a window encoding:
- the Pi3k92e gene encoding phosphatidylinositol 4,5-bisphosphate 3-kinase catalytic subunit delta isoform — MVHGNIPNAYKYNFWAERPGDAHEPAVVELTCLMPNGVVIPFEINRNITLDQIKEDLWDEASKYPLHGTLKDAPSYVFSCINSNAEIEELRDETRRLCDIKPFCSVLKVIEREGIKSDRNLDSQIGVLIGKGLHEFAALKNSEVNDFRWKMRLLGDDVALSRQKRCWMEKVRYQFPSRIAPTPTVPKNIEIRLKDGNIVLVTKFENSEASFTFQIAHTTTPPELLEAILNKRANTLKTRGELPSDFTLKVCGQEEYLIGDNIPLIQFGYIQDCLAKDIMPTLVTLSKQSVPVDQDNAFDNPDVDTLQRTKPSSSTLTLRKKGKHISVWKIEEPFIFTVNGISRLNCDAAHRTVEIGLQAGLFHGGKSLCESQKTKEIIVSSDGSCEWEETLKFDIKVRDIPRMARLCFVLYEISKTAKGLKSRKLIRDSKQEFFINPLCWANTTIYDFKSQLKTGAMTLYTWTYAEDIQNDDLLHPLGTVVSNPHIDRAAALMLTFPNYGKDQCVLYPTPEKMVEYAESLREQSNERLGKDELNQESDVSQQLEQLRLLADRDPLHELHEQEKKTMWALRHHCLREIPTLLAKLLQCVEWNDHREVAEATALVQQWPKLPVEKALELLDYAYADQNVRNFAVRCLRDVTDDDLSLYLLQLAQALKHENYLACPLTEFLLKRALNNQRIGHFLFWHLRSEMQVGAVSVRFGLILEAYCRGSQQHMLSLFKQMKCLEKLRSVSQQVKQKKDRKAALQGFQDIIQEAHCQEAISDVLNPLDPSFRWNHIKIEKCRVMDSKMRPLWLVFENSDPFGEDVYLILKHGDDLRQDMLTLQMLRIMDKIWKKEGLDLRMNPYGCISTENRVGMIEVVLNAETIANIQKEKGTFSATAAFRRGSLLAWLKDHNHTEAALNKAIEEFTLSCAGYCVATYVLGIADRHSDNIMVKKTGQLFHVDFGHILGHFKEKFGFRRERVPFVLTNDFVHVINKGQTKKGHAAEFQRFQNHCEQAFLVLRQHGGLILSLFAMMISTGLPELSSEKDLNYLRDTLVLEMSESEAQKHFRSKFDEALCNSWKTSLNWASHNMSKNNKTT, encoded by the exons ATGGTGCACGGTAATATACCGAATGCATACAAATATAACTTTTGGGCGGAGCGGCCCGGGGACGCGCACGAGCCCGCAGTGGTGGAACTCACGTGCCTGATGCCAAACGGTGTTGTCATACCGTTTGAGATCAATCGCAATATTACCTTAGATCAGATCAAGGAG GATCTGTGGGACGAGGCTAGCAAGTATCCTCTTCATGGAACATTGAAAGACGCGCCGTCATATGTATTTTCGTGTATTAACTCGAATGCAGAGATAGAAGAATTGCGGGATGAAACAAGACGTCTCTGTGATATAAAACCCTTTTGTTCGGTATTAAAAGTTATAGAACGTGAGGGTATAAAAAGTGATAGGAACTTAGACTCGCAAATTGGTGTCCTAATCGGTAAAGGACTGCACGAGTTTGCCGCCTTGAAAAATTCCGAGGTCAACGACTTCAGATGGAAGATGCGGCTCTTGGGGGACGACGTGGCGTTAAGTAGACAGAAGAGATGCTGGATGGAAAAAGTGCGTTATCAGTTTCCTTCGAGGATAGCGCCGACGCCTACTGTACCTAAGAATATTGAGATCCGTTTGAAGGACGGAAATATCGTTTTAGTTACTAAATTCGAAAATTCGGAG GCATCGTTTACCTTTCAAATAGCGCATACTACTACGCCTCCTGAACTGCTCGAAGCAATCCTGAACAAAAGGGCAAATACTCTGAAGACTCGCGGCGAACTACCAAGCGACTTTACGCTTAAAGTTTGCGGGCAGGAAGAGTATTTGATCGGCGATAATATTCCACTCATACAATTTGGCTATATTCAAGATTGCTTAGCGAAAGACATCATGCCTACGCTGGTTACTCTCAGCAAACAGAGTGTACCTGTGGACCAAGATAACGCTTTCGACAATCCGGACGTGGATACATTGCAACGTACGAAACCATCGTCCTCTACGTTAACGTTACGTAAAAAGGGCAAGCATATCTCGGTGTGGAAAATTGAAGAACCTTTTATTTTCACCGTGAATGGAATTTCTCGACTTAACTGCGATGCCGCGCACCGTACTGTAGAG ATTGGACTGCAAGCTGGCCTTTTTCACGGTGGAAAATCTCTTTGCGAAAGTCAGAAAAccaaagaaattattgtaagttcCGATGGTAGTTGTGAATGGGAAGAAACTCTCAAATTCGACATTAAAGTCAGGGATATACCACGGATGGCACGGCTGTGCTTTGTATTATACGAAATCAGTAAAACTGCGAAGGGTTTAAAAAGCAGGAAACTGATTAGGGATTCAAAGCAAGAGTTCTTCATAAATCCTTTATGTTGGGCGAATACGACGATATATGACTTCAAGTCCCAATTAAAAACGGGTGCTATGACATTATACACATGGACATATGCGGAGGATATACAAAATGATGATTTGCTTCATCCTCTTGGAACAGTAGTCTCCAATCCACACATAGACAGGGCAGCTGCTCTCATGTTAACATTTccaaa TTATGGAAAAGATCAATGCGTCCTCTATCCTACGCCAGAAAAAATGGTGGAATATGCTGAATCATTGCGAGAACAATCTAATGAGCGCTTGGGTAAAGACGAATTAAATCAGGAGTCTGATGTTAGTCAACAATTGGAACAATTGAGATTACTAGCAGATAGGGATCCGCTGCACGAATTACATGAACAAGAGAAGAAGACGATGTGGGCGTTGAGGCATCATTGTCTTCGCGAAATCCCGACACTTTTGGCTAAACTATTACAATGTGTCGAATGGAACGATCATAg AGAAGTTGCGGAGGCCACGGCGCTCGTACAACAATGGCCAAAACTGCCAGTAGAGAAAGCGTTGGAGTTGTTAGACTACGCTTATGCTGATCAAAACGTCAGAAATTTCGCCGTTCGCTGTTTAAGAGACGTTACCGACGACGATCTCAGTCTTTACTTATTGCAGCTGGCTCAAGCtttaaaacatgaaaattatttgGCGTGTCCTTTGACAGAATTTCTCTTAAAGCGGGCACTTAATAATCAGAGGATAggtcattttttattttggcaTCTCAG GTCAGAAATGCAGGTTGGGGCAGTATCCGTTCGGTTTGGTCTCATACTGGAAGCATATTGCAGAGGAAGCCAACAGCATATGCTATCATTATTTAAGCAGATGAAATGTTTGGAAAAATTAAGGAGTGTTTCGCAACAAGTGAAGCAAAAGAAGGATCGCAAGGCGGCTCTTCAGGGCTTTCAGGACATTATCCAGGAAGCGCATTGCCAGGAGGCGATATCCGACGTTCTTAATCCTCTCGATCCGAGTTTTAGATGGAATCACATCAA AATTGAGAAATGCCGTGTAATGGACAGTAAGATGCGTCCCCTCTGGCTGGTTTTCGAGAATAGTGATCCTTTTGGCGAAGATGTTTACTTAATCCTCAAACACGGAGACGACTTAAGACAAGACATGTTGACGCTTCAGATGCTACGTATTATGGATAAGATCTGGAAGAAGGAAGGTTTGGATTTACGTATGAATCCATATGGTTGCATATCTACGGAGAACAGAGTCGGGATGATAGAGGTGGTGCTAAATGCGGAAACAATCGCAAACATTCAGAAGGAAAAGGGCACGTTTTCCGCAACGGCGGCTTTCAG GAGAGGTTCCTTATTAGCTTGGCTAAAGGATCATAACCACACGGAAGCGGCGTTGAATAAAGCAATCGAGGAATTTACTTTGAGTTGTGCAGGTTACTGTGTGGCGACGTACGTTCTTGGGATAGCCGATAGACATTCTGACAATATAATGGTTAAAAAGACTGGACAACTGTTTCACGTCGATTTTGGTCACATTTTGGGTCACTTTAAGGAGAAATTTGGATTCAGACGCGAACGAGTACCCTTCGTTCTGACCAATGACTTCGTACACGTCATAAATAAGGGTCAAACGAAGAAAGGGCACGCTGCCGAGTTTCAAAGATTTCAGAATCATTGCGAGCAAGCCTTTTTGGTTCTACGCCAGCACGGAGGACTTATATTGTCTCTATTTGCTATGATGATATCCACCGGGCTGCCTGAACTCTCGTCGGAGAAAGATCTGAATTATCTTAGAGATACCTTG GTCCTAGAAATGTCCGAAAGTGAGGcacaaaaacattttagaaGCAAATTTGATGAGGCCCTCTGTAACTCATGGAAAACGTCGTTGAATTGGGCGTCGCATAACATGTCCAAGAACAATAAGACTACATGA